From the Kribbella sp. CA-293567 genome, the window GGACCCGGCCGAACGACCGATCCGCATCACCGACCGCGGTCCGTCCAACGTCCTGATGGTGCAGAACCTCCGTGATCCCGCGACGCCGCTGGCCGGTGCGCAGGCGATGCGCAACGCGCTCGGCCGCCGGGTCACGATGGTGACCGCCGACCAGAGCGGCCATGGCGTCTACCCGGCCGGCAAGAACCGCTGCGCGAACCACGCGGTGACGAAGTTCCTCACCACCGGCGACCGGCCGGCGCGCGACTACCACTGCACGGCCGACGCAGCACCCCGCTGATTCACAGCCGATCCCAGTCACGCCGAGAAAGGACCGGTATCCGTTGTCGCGGATACCGGTCCTTTCTTCTCCTTCTTCGGTTCCGCCTGACCCAGCCGGCTCTCAGGCGCCGGCGCCGCCGTCGACCGGCAGGATCGCGCCGGTGACGAACGAGGCCCTGTCGCTGAGTAGCCACGCGGCTGCCTCGGCCACTTCACGTGGCGCGGCCATCCGGCCGAGCGGAACCGTGGTCGTGATCCGCTCCACGATGCCGGGAGTCGCGGCCTCCCAGGTGTCGATCATCTCCGTGGCGGTGCCGCCGGGCGTGATGCCATTGACCCGGATGCCGTCCCGCGCCCAGGTCACGGCGGCAGTCTCGGTGATGCTGTTCAACGCGCGCTTCATGGCGCCGTACGCCGGTAGCGCGGGGTTCGCCCGGCGGCTGCCGATACTCGAGGTGTTCACGATCGCGCCACCGCCGCCGCGACGCATGAGCGCGGCCTCGGCCGTCATCGCGGTCCAGTGCGCCTGGAAGTTCACGGCGAACTGCACGTCGAGGTCCTCGTCGCTGGTGCTGTCGAGCGGACCGGGCTGCTGGATCGCCGCGCCGTTGTTGAACGCGCCGTCGAGCCGTCCATGCCGCTGCTCGACGAGGTCGACCGCCGCCCGGATACTCGTCCGGTCGGCCAGGTCCATCGTGACGGTGTCGGCGACACCGCCGTCGGCGCGGATCTCGGTGACGAGCTCCTGCAGGACGCCGGTACTGCGGGCGGCGAGCACGACGGCGGCTCCCTCGTACGCGAAGAGCCGGGCCGCTGCCGCGCCGATTCCGCGGCTGGCGCCGGTGATGAAGACGACCTTGCCGGTGAGCAGGCCGATCGGTGCACTGTCGGTTTGGTTGGTCATGCCGTCAGTGTCGGATCGTCATCGAGCCCGGAGCCAGGCACAGGTTGTACCAGGGTCGGTCGGCGTACGGTGCACATACTGGAGGCATGGACAAGCAAGAACTCGGCGCGTTCCTCCGGAGCCGTCGTGAGCGACTTAGACCGCAGGACGTCGGCCTGCCCTCGGGGCCACGACGCCGGACACCAGGTCTGCGCCGGGAGGAGGTCGCGGTCCTGGCGCACATCTCCACGGAGTACTACGTCCGGCTCGAACAGGGAAGAGCACCGCGACCTTCGGGCGAGGTCCTCGCCGGAATCGCCGGCGCGCTGCGACTGACCGACGCCGAGTCGCAGCACCTGCACGTCCTCGCGGGCACCGCCCCGACCCGAACCGGCCTGCATCGGCGCGAGGTCCGTCCGAGCATCCTCACGCTGCTCGAGCGGCTGCCACAGACGGCCGGTTTCGTCATCTCCGCGGCGTTCGAGGTGCTGGCCTGGAACGACCTCGCGGCCGCGCTGATGACCGACTTCGCCGAGCTCACGCCGCAGGACCGCAATCTCGCCCGTCGCGCCTTTCTGGAGCCGGGTGACGCGCCGCTGTTCGGGATCTCCGACGCTGCGGAGTTCCGGCACCACGTCGTGATGGAGCTGCGGTCGACCCTCGCCCGGTACCCCGCTGACCCCACGGTGATCGACCTCGTCGCCGAACTCCGCACCGGCAGCGCCGACTTCGCCCGGCTCTGGGAGCGGCACGACGTCCACGCCCCGTCGTTGCTCACGAAGACGTTCCACCACCCGAGCGTCGGGGAGATCACTGTCGACTGCGACTCGCTCGCGCTCACCGACCGCGATCAGCACCTCGTGCTCTACAGCGCACCCCTCGGGTCCCGCGACGCCGAAGCGCTGGCCCTGCTCAACGTCCTGGGACCGGAAGGCGTCCGGACCAGCTGAGGAAGCCGATACGTCGTACGGGCGGATGTCTCGCCGCCGGCGTACGCGATGATGACGCTGCTCGCCGGCCAGTTGCGCCAAGGCCGGGCACGAGTGGTCAACGTCGTCTCCGACACCCTCCGCGACGCCCGGCAGATCAAGTTCCCCGGCCCGGCACGACCACCCGTACTCCGGGTCGACGACCTGCACCACCTCACCCGACTCAACCCGTCCGATGGTTTCGTCCCCTTCCAGGCTTACGCTCGGGCGAAACTGCTGACCGTCATGGCCGGCTACCAGCTCGCCCGCGAGTGGGCATCGGACGGAGTGACAGTCAACGCGGTCCATCCGGGGATCGTTGCCACCGGCATCATCGACGATCTCGTCCCGCCGGCCCTCCGGCCGTTCCGCAGCCTGATCCGGCGCACCATGCTCACTCCCGCGCAAGGAGCCGCCGCGGCGCTCCGCCTCGCCACAGACCCCAGCCTGGACGGCGTGACGGGCCGTTACTTCGTCCGGCACACCCAGACGGCCACCCCGCCCATCTCCTACGACCGCACCGCGCAACAGCTCCTCCGAACCGCCAGCGACCGCTTCCTCCACGATGCTCCTTCGAGCGCATCCTGAGCGTCAGCACGCGGACGAGCTCAGCCGGCGGAGATCTGGGCCCTCAGTCGGTGAGGGGGCGCATGAAGGTTCGGTCGTAGCGGAGTACGCAGCCGCTGTCGTTCCTGATCTTGTCCGCGGCAACGAAATCCGGATCGACCCCGAAAAGCTCCCGGTACTGCTCGTACGCCGCGAGGCTCGGGAAGCTGAACAGCGCGATCGCCCGATCGCTGGCGCCCTCGCTCGGCAGGTAATAGCCGTGATGGGTGCCGCCATGGCGGTTCACCAGCTCGACCCATCGCCGGCCGAACTCCTCGAACGCCTCGATCTTCGCGGGATCGATCACGTAGTCCACAACACAGGTGATCATCTACGGTTCTTCTCCAAGTCAGGTCTGCTGGACTTCCTGGACGAAGACGATCTTGTTACCCGTGGGGTCCACCCCTCCGCGCGCCGGGCAACGACTTGGCGCAGTACGGCGCCGGCGCACCGGCTCGGCCTTGCATGTTCGCGTCCCGCGCGGGAACCGGACGAGCCGGGGAGTTGTCGAGCATCGTGTGGAGGAACGAAATGCGAATCGTCGTCACCGGCGCGTCTGGGAATGTCGGCTCAGGGTTGCTGCGCGCCTTGGCACGAGACAGCACCGATCACGAGGTGATCGGTGTCTGCCGACGGCCACCGCCCGCGGAGGCTCCGTTCGACCTGGCCAGTTGGTACCCGCTGGATGTCAGCGCTCCTGACGCGGAATCGCAACTGACCGCGCTGTGCTCCGGAGCGGACGCGGTGGTTCATCTCGCGTGGGCTTTCGGCCCGGTTCCCGACTGGTCGACGATGCGCCGAGTGAACGTGGAGGGCACTGCGGCGGTGCTGGCAGCAGCGGCCGCGAACCGGGTTCCTCACGTCGTCCACACTTCCTCCATCGCCGCCTACGGCGCCCGGCAGAGCGATGCCGAGCCGGTCTCGGAGGCGGCAGCTACCCCCGGCATCCCAGGATCGGCGTACGGCCGGGACAAATCCGATGTCGAGGAGCTGATACGCCGCTTCGCCGAAGAACACACCGACACAGCGGTCACAGTGGTACGCCCGACTTTGGTTGCACAGCGCGCCGCGTCGAGCAGCTTCCGTGCTCTGTTCTTCGATCCGCTGATACCGACCGCGCTCATACGCCTGGCCGTCGCCCAGCGACTGCCCGTACTACCGCTGCCCGATGGGCTGGCTGTTCAGTTCGTCCATGCCGATGACCTGGGCGACGCGCTCGTGCGAATACTGCAGACGCGAGCCACCGGAGCTTTCAACCTGGCTGCGGAGGTCCTGGACGCCCAGGCCCTTGCTGGACTCGTCGGCGCCCGGCAGCTCGACGTACCGCCCGGTTTGATGCGCTCCGTGGTCTCGGCACTGTGGCGTCTACGCTTGCTGCGGATGTCGCCGGGCTGGTTCGACGTAGCGACTCGTTCACCTGTAGTCGACACGGCGCGCGCCAGGGAACAGCTGTCCTGGAGTCCGGCATTCAGCAGCCTCGACGCGGCAGCAGAACAGCTGCGTGGACTAGCGGACGAAGCCGACGGACCGAGCCCCGTCCTGCGCCGCGACCGTCTGACGACCGAACCCTCAACATCCGGCCGGACCATGGGCGGGTGTACCTGATGCGATTGGCAGGTCGAGCCGATGTGATCGCCTTGCTCGAGTCATTGCCGGACCGTCCGCTCAACTACCGGCCGACCGACATCGACGAGACCTGGGTGCGCGAAAGTCATCGCCATCCTGTCGGACACGAGCGTCCCGGGCCGCCTCAGGCCGATGACCTGTTCGCACGCGCGGAGGCTGTTGTTCGGGACTACGCATTCACTCCACCCAACATCATTCGCGCCTTCTACAACCCGCGCGAGCCGCTCCAAGGCCGCAACATGCTGCTCGAAGGCCGCTTCCTGCCGTTCAAGTTCCTCATGCCCGTGAGAATCACCGCTGTTCACAGCTTCTCCGACGACGAGCACACCGTGGCCGGCTGGGCCTACGAGACACTGCGCGGTCATTTCGAGCGAGGCCGCGTCGACTACACCGTCGTCAAGGATCACAGCACCGGCCAGATCGACTTCAACATCGACACCGTCTGGCAACTTCACCCCGGGGCTCACCCTGTCATTCGTCTCGGGTGGTCGCTGTTCGGCGACCGAACCCGGCGCGCCTTCTACAGCCGCAGCGGTAGCCGTCTCCGCGATCTGTCCAAGCCGCGACCACCTGTCGTGAAAGTGCCAGCTCCCAGTTCGGCATCGCGTGGCCTTCTCCTGCTCAATACAACCGACGACGACCAGCCGCCCAGCTCCCGGCGGCAGCAACACCCATAGCTCAAGAGACCTCGGCCCAGACGATGCAGAACTCGTTGTTCTCAGGGTCTCGGAGCACCTGCCACTGGTCGCCGTCGTAGACGTCGCCGGCAGGAGTCGCTCCGAGGGAAACGGCGCGATCAACGGCCTCCTGGCGGCCGGCAGCCGGAACCTCCAAGTCCAGGTGCAGGCGGTTCTTGAAGACCGGAAGGGGATCGGGCACGCGGACGAAGTCGATCCGAACGGCCGGACCGTGGAGCTTCGCGTCACCGTCGGCGCTGAACCGCAGATCTCCGCCGAGCAACTGTTGCCAGAACTGCCCGAGCGACAACGGATCCGCACAGTCGATGGCCACCGCGCTGATCTGGGGAACAACGTCGATCCGGCGCCAGGCCTCGTAGAGTGACGCGGTGGAATTCACCGAGGTGCTTCGTCGTCGTCGGATGGTTCGGCAGTTTGCCGATCGGGAGTTGCCAGCGGAGGTAGTGGATCGGATCGTGGCCAGCGCGCTGCGGGCGCCGTCAGCGGGTTTCGCGCAGGGCTGGGGATTCCTGGTGCTGCAGGACGCGGCGGACCGGGCGCGGTTCTGGCCGTTCGTACCGAACCAAACCGCGCACACCCCCGCGATGCAGAACGCGCCGCTGGTCGTCGTACCGATGGCTCAGAAGGCAAGCTACCTGGCGCGGTACGCCGAGGCTGACAAGGGCTGGGAGGACCGCGCCGAGGCGAAGTGGCCGGCGCCGTACTGGTATGTGGACACCGGTATGGCGACGCTGCTCATGCTGCTGTCCGCGGTCGACGAGGGGCTCGGCGCGTTCTTCTTCTGGATCATGCCCAAGGCGCGCGACGACCGGCCGGATTCGGAGATTCCCGCGCACCTGCAGCGGTTCCGCGACGAGTTCGGGATCCCCGACGACTATCACCCGATCGGCGCGATCGCGATCGGCTACCGCGCCGCCGACGCCGCACCGCAGAACCCGACACTCGCCGAACGACGGCGCAACATCGACCTCGTCGTCCATCGCGGGCAATGGGGTACGCCGATGTACGGGTCGATCACCGAGCCGCCGGCAGCTTCACGCTGACCCGCTGACCGCAGGGCAGGCCCGCTACCGCGATTACGACGGCCACGCGTCCCCGGTGTCCCCCGTGAGGACTACGGAAAGTGTCCTCTCCAAGGGGATTCGTGCCGCCGCGGTCTCCACTTACGTTGTGCTGGCGACGGCATCAGCGCGTCGCAACGCCGAAGCTGGAGGCACGAGCGATGAAGACAATGCAACGGTCAGTGGGAGCCGGTATCCCCCGCAGGTTCACCGGGTTGGCGATCTCGGTGGCGCTCACTGTCGCCGCGGTGGTGGGCGGTAACGCCGCCGCGGCAGACCAGGCGATGATCGCGGCCGCACCGCCTGCAGTCGCCGCGCCGCGCATAGTCTGGGGCCCGTGCCCGATGTCGACTGAGGACCCCCGGCTCATCTGCGGAACGGTGAAGGTTCCGCTCGACTACCGGAACCCCGGTGGCGAGCAGATCGAGGTAGCTGTCTCGAAGTTGCCGGCAGCAAAGTCCAGCGCTCGCCGCGGTGTCCTGCTGCTGAACCCGGGCGGCCCGGCGTTGCCCGGCCTGGACGCACCGGTTGCCATGGCGCCGACCCTGCCGCCGTCGGTGTTGGCGGCCTACGACCTGATCGGCTTTGACCCGCGTGGAGTCGAGCACAGCACCCCGCAGAGCTGCGGCCTCGACGACCCGTCACTCGCCGGCCTCTTCCCGTACCCGGCCGCGGACGGCTCGATCACCGCGAACGTCAAGCACGCCCGCACCACCGCGGAACGGTGTCTGACGAACGCCGGCCAGAAGCTCCGTCACTTCACCACCGCCAACACGGCCCGCGACCTGGACCGCATCCGTACGGCGCTCGGCGAGAAGAAGATCTCCTTCTGGGGTCAGTCCTACGGCACCTATCTCGGCACCGTCTACGCGTCGCTGTTCCCGAAGCGCGCCGACCGGGTGGTCCTCGAGGGCAACGTCGACCCCACGAAGGTCTGGGCCAACGCGAAGGACAACTGGGGCAAGGCCATGTCGGAACGCTTCCCCGACGCGGCAAAGGTCGCCGCGGCGCAGCACGCCACGCTCGGACTGGGTGGCACCGTCGACGAGGTGACGCAGAAGTACCTCGTACTCGCCGATCGCCTCGACCGCGCCCCCGCGCCCGTCCCCGGCACCTCGCTCATCCTGACGGGTTCGATACTGCGCACCGTCACTTACAGCCTCCTGCTGCAGAACGAGGCCCTCCCTGTGCTGGCGCAGTTCTGGAAGGCTGCGGTCGCGCTGGCCGACGGCACGCTCACCGAGGCGGACGGCCAAGTACTCCAGCAGGTATTCGCCGCACCGCCGCCGACCCCGGGCGTGCCGGCCGACAACCAGGCCACCATGTTCCTGGCGCTGACCTGTGGTGACGCGCCGTGGTCCAACGACGTCCACGAGTACGCCCGCCGCACCGCCGAGGACCGCCGGGCCTGGCCGCTTACCGCAGGGATGCCCGCCAACATCTGGCCGTGCGCGTTCTGGCCGAAGCCGATCGAAAAGCCCGTCCGCGTTACCGACCAGGGACCGCGCAACATACTGATCCTGCAGAACCGCAGAGACAACGCCACCCCGTGGGAGGACGGTCTCGGGCTGTACGAAGTCCTCGGCAAGCGAGCGGCTTTCGTCGGCGCGGAAAACGGCGGGCACTACGTGTACGACCAGGGCTCCTCATGCGTGGACAAAGCGACGGTAGCGTTCCTGACTACCGGCCGGCTGCCGGGCAAGAAGGTCTACTGCACCGACGTCGCACCGCAGTAACCGTGATGACCGGCAGGTTGTTGAGGTCCTCGGCATGCACGATCAGCACGTCGCCGAAGGCGAGGCGACCGGGCTGCCTGATCTGCTCAGAGGGGGATCCAGCCGAGTCGCAGTTGCCAGTGGCGGCCGGCTGCGAGGTGGCTGGTGATGGCTCGTTGCAGGGTGCTGTCCTGCGGTACGGCGGGCAGGTTGGCTGGGTCGACGGTGCCGACCGGGAACTGGAAGACGAACTCGAGCACGTCCCGGTCGGCCTCGATGGCGCGCGGCCACAGCGTGAAGCGGCGCTGGAACCTGATGATGTTCGACTCCGCCGGCAGGTACTCGGCCAACTGGTCGTCGAGGAGCCAGGAGGCGCAGGTCGCCCAGCGGTAGGTCTCGTCGGGGAAGTGCTTCGCGAAGAACGGCACCGCCGCGGCGAACGATTCCGAGCAGGCCTGGTGGTTCATCGGGCCGTCGACGGAGATATGCACTTCGAGCGCGGGCTCGCCGGCCACCGGCCCGGTCGCTCCTTCGACCTCGGGCTCGCGGACCACTGTCCGGTCGAACTGCAGTCTGCCGAGGCGGAACAGGCTGCCGCGAAGGTGCCGGACGAACCAGTTCTGCTTGGTCAGACCGCCGACGCCGTACGACTGGCGGTGTAGCTCCATCTTCGCGCCGAGGTCGGCCAAGGTCGCCTGCGAGATCTCGTCGGAGATGCCGTGGGCGGCATGCCAGTCCCGTACGAGGGGCAGTACGGCGAGGTAGGCGTGCACGTAGAAGTACCGTCCGGCCTCCCCCAGCGCGGCGGGTGCGCTGGGCCAGTCGACCGGTGGATTCAACGTGCCGAGGTCGTCGGTGAGCACCCGGCAGACGGCCTGCAGGGCTTGCCAGCGTTCCGGCGTACGACGTCGGTCAGGCATCGTCGCGACGATCGGGTCGAGGTCGAGTTCGGGCACCCCCAGCCAGCGCAGCGACTCGATCGCCTGCGCCGGACCGGGAAGGTCGAGGTCGGCCACCTCATGGCGAGCGAGTTCCAGTACCACCGATTGCCACTGTCCGACCGTCGTCAATGCGCTCCTCCTCGTTGGCTGACGCATCGCCCCGCGACGTAGACGGACTCGATCGTCAGACTCGCGTCGCCGGGGGCCCACTCGCAGCGGACCAGGTCCGCCGTGGCGCCGACCTGCATTCTCCCCCGCCCGCCGACGAACCGGCCGGGCACCTCCGTCGCAAGACGCACCGCATCTCCCAAGCTCAGACCAGCCGAGCGCGCGGCCTGGGCAACACCGTCGGCGAGCCCTCGAGCGGCGCCCGCCAGGTACGGCGTACCGGATCGCGACAGGCGTCCCTCCGCGGTGAGATCGACGGTGCCACCGACCGGAGCGTCGTACCGGCCGGGCGGCATGCCCGCCAGCGAGACGGCGTCGGACACCAGCAGCGCGCGGTCCAGTCCCTTCGCCCGGATCATCGCGGTCAGCGTGTCGTCCGGCAGATGGTGGCCGTCGGCAATGAATCCGGCAGTCAGCCGGTGATCGGCCAGCTGTGTCCACAGGTAGTTGGGATGCCGGGGCAGGACCGCATGCGCCCCGTTGCCCAGGTGAGTGCACAGCCGCGCGCCCGCGTCGACGACCGCGGTGAGCTGGTCCGGCGTCGCGTGGGTGTGCCCGACCGCCACGTGCACGCCGCGCTCGACCAGCCAGGACGTGTACGCCGGAGCGTCCGGGTAGTGCGGCGAGAGCGTCACCATTCCGATCAGACCGCCGGACGCCTCCTGCCACGCCTCGAACTCCGCGCGCGAGGGCGGACGGATGTGCTCCGGGTCGTGGACGCCGCGCGGCCCTTCCTCGGCGGAGATGTGCGGGCCCTCGAGGTGGACGTACGGGATGGCGTGCCGCAGCTCGGGGTCGCGCCGGCGCGCGTCGGCGATCTGCGCGAGCGCGTGCGCGATCCGCTCGTGAGCGCCGGTGACCAGCGTTGGCACGTACGTCGTGACGCCGGTCGCGCGCAAGGCGTGTGTCAGCGCGCGGATCGTCGCCGGGCTCACGTCGTCGGCGTTGGCATCGTGGCCGCCGAAGCCGTTGACCTGCAGGTCGACGAGACCGGGGATCAGCAGAGCCGAGCCTGGTCCGGCGGAGCCGGGGTCGGCGGAACCGGGGTCGGCGGAGTGGGAGCCGACGGAGTTGGCGAGGTCGGCGGAGTCCGCGGAGTCGACGGGCGTGATGCGGGCGATCCGGCCGTCGACGATCGTGACCGCGATCGTCTCGCCGCGGCTCGGGTCCCTGCCGGTGACGGTGGTTCTCATAGGATCCATCCTCATGTGCAACCGGTTGCACGTCAATCGAAGGAATATCGTTCCCCTTTCGCTCGGTCCGCCCGGACGAGCCGCCGAGGGCTAGGCTGCGGACATGCCCACGCGCGCGCCAGGTGCCGGCAAGCCGACCATCAGTACGGTCGCCGCCGAGGCCGGAGTCTCCCGAGCGACGGTCTCGCGCGCCTTCAGCCAGCCACACCGCCTCAAGCCCGAGACCGTCGAGCGGGTTCTCGCCATCGCGCAGCGCCTCGGCTACGCGGTCAATCCGATGGCCAAGGCGCTCTCGACGGGCCGTTCGGGCAATCTCGCCGTGGTGGTGCCCGATATCGCGAACCCGTTCTTCCCGCCGATGATCCGGGCGATCGAGCAACGCGCCGATCAGGCCGGGTACGCCGTTTTCCTGGCGCACACCAACGAGGATCCGGCCCGCGAGGACCTGCTGCTGACCCGACTCGCCAAGCAGGTCGACGGCTTCGTCATCGCCTCCAGCCGGATGACCGAGAGCGCTGTCCGGGCCCACGCCGAGCGGCACCCGGTGGTGCTGGTCAACCGCGACGTCGCCCGCATCGCGCGGGTGCTGATCGACACCACCGCCGGTGTCACGCAGGCCGTCGAGCACCTCGCGGAGCTCGGGCACCGTCAGATCGCCTATCTCGGCGGGCCGAATCGGTCCTGGTCCAACAGCCAGCGCCGCCGGACGGTGAAACGCGTCGGCGAGCGCAGGGGCCTGACCGTGACGATGCTGCCCGGCCGCCTCTCGTCGTACGAGCTGGGCCGCCAGGCCGTGCCGGACCTGCTGGCCACCGGCGCGACCGCGGTGATCGCGTTCGACGATCTGCTCGCGCACGGCATCCTCACCGGGCTGGCCGAGCGCGACCTCGTCGTACCGCGCGACTTCAGCGTGATCGGCTGCGACGACGTGCTCGGGGCCCAGACCTACCCCCCGCTCACCACTGTCTCGTCCCGATCGGCCGAAGCGGGCACCGCCGCCATCGACCTGCTGGCCGGCCGCCTCGAGAACGACGCCAGGAGCTCGGACGACCGGCTGCTGCTGGACACGTCGCTGGTGGTCCGCGCCAGCACCGCATCCGTGCCGCGCAAACGGCGTTAGTTCCTGCCGCCAGGCAACAGCTCACGCGGTCGGACAGCGGGCACTGCTAATACTGATGACCACCGATCGAGGCCGATTCACACCCTTGACGTGCAACCGGTTGCACGCTTGACTCGCACTATGTTGCCGTCGGCCATCGGTACCAGGGACGCCCGCCGTGCGCTCGAAGTGGTGCTCGGGGTCTACGAATCCGCCCGGACCGGACAGCCGGTCCGACTCACCGGGAGAAACTGACGTGCGCATCGGAATCATCGGCACGGAGAACTCCCATGTCGATCACATCATCGACTACCTCAACGTCGAGCGTCAGGCCGGCGACACCCGGGTGGTCGCCCTCAGCGGTGGCCGGAGTGAGCGCAACGAGAAGCTGAAAACCATCGGTGGGCTCGAGCGACTGGTCGACGAGCCCACCGACCTGCTCGGTCTGGTCGACGCCGTCATCATCACCGACCGGCACGGCGGCCTGCACCGCGAGCACGCCGTACCGTTCCTGACCGCGGGTCTGCCCGTCTTCGTCGACAAGCCCTTGGCCTGCAGCGAAGCCGACGCCCGGGCCATCGTCGCTGCGGCCCGTGAGTACGAGGCGCCGCTCACGTCCTCGTCAGCGGTTCGCTGGGTCCCCGACACCGACGCGCTCGCTCGGGACGCCGCCACCCTCGGCACGACTCAGGTCGTCACCACGACCGGCCCCGCCGATCCCGGCAGCGAGTACGGCGGAATCTACTTCTACGGAATCCACTCGGTCGATGTGGCTCTCCGCCTGATGCCCGGCGAGGTCGGCGCCATCCAGGTGGAGCGCATCGCCGACACGATCACCGCCACCGCGACCGTCGGCGCCGCCCGGATCGTGGTCAACCTCGTCGTCCCGGGCGAGGGCGGCCAGGTGCCCTTCCACGGCATGGTCGTCGGCCGCCACGGCATCGCCGCCCGCAAGCTCACCCTCGGCCCGTCGTACGTCGAACCTGGGCTGCGCGCCTTCCTTGAAATGGCCGAGACCCGCCGCCCACCCATCTCCTACGACGACCTGGTGCGGCCGATGCGGATCCTCGACGCGATCGTGAGCGCCGTCGGCCCCTGAAACGTCCCCGCTGGTGCGGGGAATGCTCTGTCCGCCCCCAGATAGGAGCGTCATGAAGATCTCGACCCGCTGGGCTTGCGCAGCTCTCGCGCTCGCCACCGTCACCACCGCACTGGTCGCCACCGTGGCGCCGGCTCCGCCCGCCGGCGCCGCCGCCTCCGCCGTCCTGCCGAACGGTTTCCGCAGTGTCGGCTACCTGACGTCCGGCGCCGGAAGCGTCAGCAGTATCCAGTTCGGCAAGCTCACTCACGTCAACTACGCGTTCGTCAGGCCGAACTCCAACGGCACTCTGCAGGCCGTGCCGAACTCACCGAAGCTGTCCTCCCTGGTCAGCACCGGCCACAACCAGGGCGTCAAGGTACTGCTGGCCGTCGGCGGCTGGAACAACGGCGACGACACCGCCTTCGAGACCCTCGCCGCCAACAGCACCAGCCGGACGACGTTCGTCAACGCCTTGGTCGGTCTGATCAACCAGTACGGCCTCGACGGGATCGACATGGACTGGGAGTATCCCGATCCGGGCGCCTCGGCCACCAACTTCACCAAGCTGATGCAGCAACTGAGCGGCGCGCTCCGCCCGAAGGGCAAACTGCTCACGGCCGCGGTGACCGCGCGCGCCACCACCGCGAACGGCGTCCAGCCTGCTGTCTTCGGCTACGTCGACTTCCTCAACATCATGGCGTACGACTCCGGCACCCCGCACGCCAACTACCAGTGGTCGATCGACGCGGCGAACATGTGGAAGGCGCGCGGCCTGCCGGCCGGCAAGACCGTCCTCGGAGTGCCGTTCTACAGCCGCCCGAGCGAGAAGAGCTATGCACAGCTGATCGCGCTGAACCCGGCGTACGCCTGGGAGGACTGTGTGAGCGTCAGCGGCACGTGGGAGTGCTACAACGGCATTCCCACGATCAGGAAGAAGACCAAGTGGGCGATGGCCAACGCCGGCGGCGTCATGTACTGGCAGCTGGCCCAGGACACCACCGGCAGCACCTCGCTGGTGAACGCCATCTACCAGGTGGCCATCGGTCAGGGCTGAGTTTCTGGCCAACAGAACCGATGGCGTGGTGCACGCCCGGCCGTCCGCCGACGAGCGGTACGTAGCCGTGATCGTGGTCGACTCCCCCTGTCGCGGTTGCGCGGAGACCGTGGCAAGGGCGTGCACCACGTCGGTTTCGCTGTGCTGGTTCTCGCCGGCAGTACAGTTCGCCGGTGATCAG encodes:
- a CDS encoding SDR family NAD(P)-dependent oxidoreductase, with the translated sequence MTNQTDSAPIGLLTGKVVFITGASRGIGAAAARLFAYEGAAVVLAARSTGVLQELVTEIRADGGVADTVTMDLADRTSIRAAVDLVEQRHGRLDGAFNNGAAIQQPGPLDSTSDEDLDVQFAVNFQAHWTAMTAEAALMRRGGGGAIVNTSSIGSRRANPALPAYGAMKRALNSITETAAVTWARDGIRVNGITPGGTATEMIDTWEAATPGIVERITTTVPLGRMAAPREVAEAAAWLLSDRASFVTGAILPVDGGAGA
- a CDS encoding helix-turn-helix transcriptional regulator; amino-acid sequence: MDKQELGAFLRSRRERLRPQDVGLPSGPRRRTPGLRREEVAVLAHISTEYYVRLEQGRAPRPSGEVLAGIAGALRLTDAESQHLHVLAGTAPTRTGLHRREVRPSILTLLERLPQTAGFVISAAFEVLAWNDLAAALMTDFAELTPQDRNLARRAFLEPGDAPLFGISDAAEFRHHVVMELRSTLARYPADPTVIDLVAELRTGSADFARLWERHDVHAPSLLTKTFHHPSVGEITVDCDSLALTDRDQHLVLYSAPLGSRDAEALALLNVLGPEGVRTS
- a CDS encoding SDR family oxidoreductase, with product MMTLLAGQLRQGRARVVNVVSDTLRDARQIKFPGPARPPVLRVDDLHHLTRLNPSDGFVPFQAYARAKLLTVMAGYQLAREWASDGVTVNAVHPGIVATGIIDDLVPPALRPFRSLIRRTMLTPAQGAAAALRLATDPSLDGVTGRYFVRHTQTATPPISYDRTAQQLLRTASDRFLHDAPSSAS
- a CDS encoding NIPSNAP family protein: MITCVVDYVIDPAKIEAFEEFGRRWVELVNRHGGTHHGYYLPSEGASDRAIALFSFPSLAAYEQYRELFGVDPDFVAADKIRNDSGCVLRYDRTFMRPLTD
- a CDS encoding NAD-dependent epimerase/dehydratase family protein, with amino-acid sequence MRIVVTGASGNVGSGLLRALARDSTDHEVIGVCRRPPPAEAPFDLASWYPLDVSAPDAESQLTALCSGADAVVHLAWAFGPVPDWSTMRRVNVEGTAAVLAAAAANRVPHVVHTSSIAAYGARQSDAEPVSEAAATPGIPGSAYGRDKSDVEELIRRFAEEHTDTAVTVVRPTLVAQRAASSSFRALFFDPLIPTALIRLAVAQRLPVLPLPDGLAVQFVHADDLGDALVRILQTRATGAFNLAAEVLDAQALAGLVGARQLDVPPGLMRSVVSALWRLRLLRMSPGWFDVATRSPVVDTARAREQLSWSPAFSSLDAAAEQLRGLADEADGPSPVLRRDRLTTEPSTSGRTMGGCT
- a CDS encoding DUF1990 family protein, translating into MRLAGRADVIALLESLPDRPLNYRPTDIDETWVRESHRHPVGHERPGPPQADDLFARAEAVVRDYAFTPPNIIRAFYNPREPLQGRNMLLEGRFLPFKFLMPVRITAVHSFSDDEHTVAGWAYETLRGHFERGRVDYTVVKDHSTGQIDFNIDTVWQLHPGAHPVIRLGWSLFGDRTRRAFYSRSGSRLRDLSKPRPPVVKVPAPSSASRGLLLLNTTDDDQPPSSRRQQHP
- a CDS encoding VOC family protein, with translation MNSTASLYEAWRRIDVVPQISAVAIDCADPLSLGQFWQQLLGGDLRFSADGDAKLHGPAVRIDFVRVPDPLPVFKNRLHLDLEVPAAGRQEAVDRAVSLGATPAGDVYDGDQWQVLRDPENNEFCIVWAEVS
- a CDS encoding nitroreductase family protein; the protein is MVRQFADRELPAEVVDRIVASALRAPSAGFAQGWGFLVLQDAADRARFWPFVPNQTAHTPAMQNAPLVVVPMAQKASYLARYAEADKGWEDRAEAKWPAPYWYVDTGMATLLMLLSAVDEGLGAFFFWIMPKARDDRPDSEIPAHLQRFRDEFGIPDDYHPIGAIAIGYRAADAAPQNPTLAERRRNIDLVVHRGQWGTPMYGSITEPPAASR